The Aspergillus nidulans FGSC A4 chromosome VII nucleotide sequence ACTTTAGCCATTGTTTTTACGCCTCGTAACTCGAATCATACAGAAGTGACTGTATGCGATTAGAACATTAAACAAACATTGGCATAAGCGAGCAAACACTAATGAGTGCAGTCATCTTCTCCCGATAATTCAACTCCCGGTCTCCTGCAAGATCATCCTGCACCCAAACTGCCTTTATCAGTGCGCTTAGGATATCTACAGACCTTGAGGACGCCGTTTTCTCTGTCCGATCGATAAGCTCAAGAACAGTACACCGATCATCGTCCGTGCGGGCTTCGCAGCCGATAATCAACAGCGGGAACTGCCGGGGACAGGAGTCGAGAGTGGCAAAGATGGTGAGCGCGCGCTGGATCCGGGTCTGGTTGGTAGATCTGGGTTCAAGGGCGTAGGCTGTCATGCGGTTGAAGTAGACGAAGATTGAAAGGTAGAAGAGTTCGAAAGTGGGATCTGGGGTATCAGGGAGggggagattctggagttCCCAACCTAGGTTTTGCAGGATTCCGGCTGGAACAGATTCGGGGATTGAAGCAAATATCTGGTAGCCCAGGTTGAGTAGGATGAGTAGGGTGTTGGTTGGAGACGGCGTCAGCTGTGAGACCTGATATAGAGTTAGGGGATGATGATTAGGGCAAGGAAACGAGGGAAAACGGACGCTCCAGCAGTTGACCGATGGACAGTACTCAGTGTGCAGGGGAGGCCGCCAGTGCAGAGTACTAAACCGCCCCATAGAATGGTAGTAGAATACCCAGTCCATCATGGTACTAATGACGCTGTTCCATTTGAAATTCAGGACCGAGGCGTAGAGCACCTGTCTCACCCCATTGATAAAAAAGTGCCATTGGGATGAGGTGCACGAAGCTCTATGGATTTCAAACGAACATAAGAGCATGCCGGCGGCGATATGCTGCAGCGCTTCTGCGGCACCAATACTGGTAAACGAAGCCGCTTTTAGAGAATTTATGGCGGAGATCTTGAACTCGAAGGCTTGGGCTTGTACACCGTAGCGGTGCAGCGACGAAAGGCCAAGTAGGGCTTGGCGAACcgctgtggaggagggagaggaatCTGCCAGTGCCATAGGGATAAGTATGCTACTTATGCTTATAGGATCGTGACCGAGCACGGCTAGAGCGCGCGACGCGGTATGTTCAACTGATGCTGTTAGTTTCAGAGCAGAGTGAGTATTGGGCAGGAAGCCACCTGCAGTATTCAAGCAGCTGACTCTCTGTGACAGAGAGGTCGCTGGGCTTGAACAACATGGGTATTCTGAGAGCGAGCGAGCTAGAGCCTATAGTCTTCTGAGCATAATACTTCGCGGGATCAGAGTCTGGACCTACCAGACGGTGATGCACTGGAAAGATAGTAGTGCATCTTGATGTCCCAGTCGGATACATTGATTAGGCTAATCACCTTGCAACTGAGCAGTCTGCTGTCAGCCTTTCGACTAGACGACGGTCTTCCTACCACCGCTCGCCTGGAATCATTCGATTTGGGCCATGAAAGGCGGACCCCGTATCCCTTACAAACCCGGTTTGACCGAGCGCATTGCGCACACTTGGGCGTGGCCCGGTCACAGCGGATTCGACGATCTGTTTGTCAGCACCAGAAGGCTAGCATTGATCCGCGGTTCTAGAAGTTACCTCTGCAGGTTCGGCAGCTTCGTAGCATCTTGAATTCTATGGAGTTGGACTGCACGAGTCTCGCGCAAAGTTGCCTTGAGTTGCGGAGGCTCAGCTTATTTAACCCTAAGACCGAAATTAATTTCGGTGGCCTTGGAGGCCAGCTGATTTGTAAGACTGCTAGCCAATGGGCTTGAATCTGCTTATTAGGCGCTTCCTCCAGGGCTGTGGAGCTAAGGAAAACAAGCAACTTTTCGCGGCGCTAACCCTAATTGTAGCCATTTCCACCTGGGGCTAAAGGACTAAGCTGAAGAGCACTGTACACTACGCGAGTAGCTGAAGCTCTGTATAGTTTGTTTGTGAACTACGCTTTGAAATCAGACCATTTTCTGAGAAATGGCTGAGAGTTATAAATACTTGCTCTTTGTCCCAAGCACCTGTCTTTCGTCCTTCTATATCTatcctcagcagcatgtCTTCCTACGCAATCACAGGAGCCTCGCGAGGTATTGGGGTACGCAGAATCTCTCTTGCCATGACCATAATCTAATTATTTCAGTGGGCATTTCTTTCCAACCTCTCAAGCAACCCGGCCAACACCGTCATTGCGCTCGTCCGCAACAAAGACGGAACCGAGAAGCGCGTCGCTGAAGAACTCAGTGGCCGCACCAACATCCACGTAGTCCAGGCCGACCTGGACGCCTACAGTAGCCTGGAAGCTGCAACCGCCGAGACATCAAAGATCACCGGGGGAAGGCTTGACTATCTCATTGCCAATGCTGCATACCTCACGACCTACGACCAGTTTGACTCTCTTAGTACTCTGTAAGAATTCTTCTACATCATACACATTGTGCATCGACGAAGTCTAACGGGCAATTACTTACACCAGGGGCAAAGACCCAGTCACCCTCGAAGAGAACTTGCTCGCCAGCTTCAGAACCAACACCGTCGCGCAGATCCATCTTTTTAACCTCTTCATTCCCTTGATCCTCCGCGGCACAGCGAAGAAGGTCATCGCCATCTCTAGCGGCCATGCAGACGTCGAGCTTGTCACTAGTCTCAACCTGGCCACTGCCCCCGTCTACACAATCAGCAAGGTCGCGCTCAACATGGCGGTTGCCAAATTCAGCGCCCAGTTCA carries:
- a CDS encoding uncharacterized protein (transcript_id=CADANIAT00008287), with translation MHYYLSSASPSASVEHTASRALAVLGHDPISISSILIPMALADSSPSSTAVRQALLGLSSLHRYGVQAQAFEFKISAINSLKAASFTSIGAAEALQHIAAGMLLCSFEIHRASCTSSQWHFFINGVRQVLYASVLNFKWNSVISTMMDWVFYYHSMGRFSTLHWRPPLHTEYCPSVNCWSVRFPSFPCPNHHPLTLYQVSQLTPSPTNTLLILLNLGYQIFASIPESVPAGILQNLGWELQNLPLPDTPDPTFELFYLSIFVYFNRMTAYALEPRSTNQTRIQRALTIFATLDSCPRQFPLLIIGCEARTDDDRCTVLELIDRTEKTASSRSVDILSALIKAVWVQDDLAGDRELNYREKMTALISVCSLMPMFV
- a CDS encoding uncharacterized protein (transcript_id=CADANIAT00008288); translation: MSSYAITGASRGIGWAFLSNLSSNPANTVIALVRNKDGTEKRVAEELSGRTNIHVVQADLDAYSSLEAATAETSKITGGRLDYLIANAAYLTTYDQFDSLSTLGKDPVTLEENLLASFRTNTVAQIHLFNLFIPLILRGTAKKVIAISSGHADVELVTSLNLATAPVYTISKVALNMAVAKFSAQFSADGVLFLSVCPGMVNTGLFEQLTEEQFAGAAAMLKKFQEYSPTFNGPRQPADSVKDVLDVIHNATVEKNAGGFLSHKGDRKWL